A single genomic interval of Alcaligenes sp. SDU_A2 harbors:
- the uvrC gene encoding excinuclease ABC subunit UvrC — protein MPADFNLKSFLSELPNLPGVYRHIDAQGEVLYVGKARDLKRRVSSYFQKNLSSPRIALMVARVARIEVTVTRSEAEALLLENNLIKRLRPRYNILFRDDKSYPYLLISAHEAPRIAYYRGSTSGKGHFFGPYPNSWAVRETIQILQRVFRLRTCEDSVYANRTRPCLLHQIGRCSAPCVNLVPPEQYQQDVQRAIRFLDGHTSEILDDLQARMMQASENLDFEQAAALRDQMKALSAVLHQQSMEQVGNDDVDIIVVANAGGKFCVNLAMVRGGRHLGDRAFFPTHINEDTPGDVLAAFVAQHYLERRMPPVLVCSHALPDADLLTLLAEQTGVKARVLIRPQGMRKTWLEQAGKNAELALARALGESTARAGRTLALAQALELDLDDAQLDALHIECFDISHTAGEATQASCVVYKQHAMQPSLYRRYNIAGITPGDDYAAMRQVLNRRFARVAEGLAELPDIVLIDGGKGQVEIARQVFVELGLDIHVLVGVAKGEKRKVGLETLVFADDRPAVALGVESAALMLVAQVRDEAHRFAITGMRAQRAKTRNVSRLEDIEGVGAKRRQRLLARFGGFSGVADAGIDELSSVEGISTELAERIYHALR, from the coding sequence ATGCCCGCGGACTTCAATCTAAAATCCTTTCTGTCTGAGCTGCCGAATCTGCCGGGTGTGTACCGGCATATCGATGCGCAGGGCGAGGTCTTGTATGTGGGTAAGGCCCGCGACCTGAAGCGCCGCGTCAGTTCTTATTTCCAGAAAAACCTCAGCAGCCCGCGCATCGCCTTGATGGTGGCGCGGGTAGCGCGCATCGAAGTGACGGTCACCCGCAGCGAGGCCGAGGCCTTGCTGTTGGAAAACAACCTGATCAAGCGTCTGCGGCCGCGCTACAACATCTTGTTCCGGGACGACAAGTCCTACCCCTATCTGTTGATCAGCGCCCACGAAGCGCCGCGCATCGCTTATTACCGGGGCAGCACCAGCGGCAAAGGGCATTTTTTTGGTCCCTATCCCAACTCCTGGGCCGTGCGCGAAACCATACAGATCCTGCAACGGGTCTTTCGGCTGCGCACCTGTGAAGACAGCGTGTACGCCAACCGTACGCGCCCCTGTCTGCTGCACCAGATCGGGCGCTGTTCCGCGCCGTGCGTGAATCTGGTTCCGCCCGAGCAATATCAGCAGGACGTGCAGCGTGCCATTCGCTTTCTGGATGGTCATACGTCGGAAATTCTGGATGATCTGCAGGCACGCATGATGCAGGCTTCCGAAAACCTGGATTTCGAGCAGGCTGCGGCCTTGCGCGACCAAATGAAGGCCTTGTCCGCCGTGCTGCACCAGCAGAGCATGGAGCAGGTAGGCAACGATGATGTGGACATCATTGTCGTGGCCAATGCGGGCGGTAAGTTCTGTGTCAACTTGGCGATGGTGCGCGGCGGCCGTCATCTGGGCGACAGGGCGTTCTTTCCCACCCATATCAACGAGGACACCCCGGGCGATGTGTTGGCCGCCTTTGTGGCCCAGCATTATCTGGAACGTCGCATGCCGCCCGTGCTGGTCTGTTCGCATGCCTTGCCCGATGCCGATCTGCTGACCTTGTTGGCCGAACAGACCGGCGTCAAGGCGCGGGTGCTGATTCGGCCGCAAGGCATGCGCAAGACCTGGCTGGAGCAGGCAGGCAAGAATGCCGAACTGGCCCTGGCCCGCGCACTGGGCGAATCGACGGCACGAGCCGGTCGTACCCTGGCGCTGGCGCAGGCCCTGGAGCTGGATCTGGACGATGCCCAGCTCGATGCCCTGCATATTGAATGCTTTGACATCAGCCATACGGCAGGCGAAGCCACCCAAGCCTCGTGTGTCGTCTACAAGCAGCATGCCATGCAGCCTTCCTTGTATCGCCGTTACAACATTGCCGGCATTACGCCGGGCGATGACTACGCCGCCATGCGACAGGTGCTGAACCGGCGCTTTGCGCGGGTGGCCGAAGGCCTGGCCGAATTACCCGATATCGTGCTGATCGACGGCGGCAAAGGGCAGGTCGAGATTGCCCGGCAGGTTTTCGTCGAGCTGGGCCTGGATATCCATGTGCTGGTGGGGGTGGCAAAAGGCGAGAAGCGCAAGGTGGGCCTGGAAACCTTGGTCTTTGCCGACGACAGGCCGGCTGTGGCCTTGGGCGTGGAGTCGGCTGCGCTGATGCTGGTGGCGCAGGTGCGCGACGAGGCCCATCGTTTTGCCATTACCGGCATGCGTGCCCAGCGTGCCAAAACGCGCAATGTGTCGCGCCTGGAAGACATCGAAGGGGTTGGTGCCAAGCGGCGTCAGCGCTTGCTGGCGCGTTTTGGCGGTTTCAGCGGTGTGGCCGATGCCGGTATTGACGAGCTCAGTTCGGTTGAGGGAATTTCGACCGAGCTGGCCGAGCGCATTTATCATGCTTTACGATAG
- the pgsA gene encoding CDP-diacylglycerol--glycerol-3-phosphate 3-phosphatidyltransferase: MPFNLPIALTWLRIILIPLIVALYYLPDSWLSEPSRDLWAALVFIVAALTDWFDGWLARRWNQTSSFGAFLDPVADKLMVGAALLVLLDLNRVDAFIALIIIGREITISALREWMAKIGASGSVAVHRLGKFKTAAQMVAIPCLLYWHPIMGLPTRIIGQALIVVAAVLTVWSMCYYLQKAWPEIKKKQV; encoded by the coding sequence ATGCCTTTCAATCTGCCCATTGCCCTTACGTGGCTTCGCATCATCCTGATCCCCCTGATCGTGGCGCTGTATTACCTGCCCGATAGCTGGCTGTCCGAACCTTCGCGCGACTTGTGGGCGGCTCTGGTTTTTATCGTGGCGGCGCTGACCGACTGGTTCGATGGGTGGCTGGCACGGCGCTGGAACCAGACATCGTCCTTCGGCGCATTTCTGGACCCGGTGGCCGACAAGCTGATGGTCGGGGCAGCCTTGCTGGTCCTGCTGGATCTGAATCGGGTGGATGCCTTCATTGCCCTGATCATCATCGGGCGTGAAATTACCATTTCTGCATTGCGGGAATGGATGGCCAAGATCGGTGCCAGTGGTAGTGTGGCTGTTCACCGGCTCGGCAAATTCAAAACGGCGGCGCAGATGGTTGCTATTCCCTGCCTGCTGTATTGGCATCCCATCATGGGCTTGCCGACCCGTATCATCGGCCAGGCGCTTATTGTCGTGGCCGCCGTCCTAACGGTCTGGTCCATGTGCTATTACTTGCAAAAGGCCTGGCCAGAGATCAAGAAAAAACAGGTCTAG
- a CDS encoding MFS transporter, producing the protein MSDTQSTTLDRQQELGSQDWQVIGVVGIAHASSHFFQLILPTLYISLSQEFNYDFLTLGGLVTAFYLVSCLGQASSGFLVDRVGAVPVLKVGLACFVSAALLIGLANGYVMLLAAALIGGVGNAVFHPVDYSIINHRVSPARLGHAFSTHGLTGNLGWALTPVFITTLTIYFGWRIAVLAAAALIGAVLMLVLFNQHALAGTSPMRGARAARQPHKEPIWTTLSTLLSRPALWGAFLFFAFATAAMAVVQNYTIPMLHTTYGIDKVVAGSALSGYMLASATGMLVGGFIASSTPRSELIVFVSLIVSGTLLLVLGAGWVAPASALFFVGAAGFCSGIASPSRDMLIRRVTPKGATGAVYGLVYSGMDVGSSLAPVGFGLLLDAGLSQAPWWGAAIGYWTAAGLAVYVASTVTRAAPR; encoded by the coding sequence ATGTCTGATACGCAATCCACGACGCTCGATAGGCAGCAAGAACTTGGTTCACAGGACTGGCAAGTCATCGGCGTCGTGGGTATTGCGCACGCCAGTTCGCATTTTTTTCAGCTGATCCTGCCCACCTTGTATATCTCGCTCAGTCAGGAGTTCAACTACGACTTTCTGACACTGGGCGGCTTGGTTACCGCGTTTTATCTGGTCTCTTGCCTGGGGCAGGCTTCATCGGGTTTTCTGGTCGATCGCGTCGGAGCGGTGCCGGTGCTCAAAGTGGGCCTGGCCTGTTTTGTAAGCGCGGCCTTGTTGATCGGCTTGGCCAATGGCTATGTCATGTTGCTGGCTGCCGCCTTGATCGGCGGGGTGGGGAATGCGGTCTTTCATCCGGTGGACTACTCCATCATCAACCATCGCGTCAGTCCGGCGCGTCTGGGCCATGCCTTCAGCACGCACGGCCTGACCGGCAATCTGGGCTGGGCGCTGACGCCGGTTTTCATTACCACGCTCACTATTTACTTTGGCTGGCGGATAGCCGTGCTGGCCGCTGCCGCCCTGATTGGCGCAGTCTTGATGTTGGTGCTGTTCAACCAGCATGCGCTGGCCGGGACATCGCCGATGCGCGGGGCGCGCGCGGCGCGGCAGCCGCATAAAGAACCGATCTGGACCACCTTGTCCACTTTATTGTCACGCCCTGCGCTGTGGGGGGCGTTTCTGTTCTTCGCCTTTGCCACGGCGGCAATGGCCGTGGTGCAGAACTATACGATTCCCATGCTGCACACCACCTATGGTATCGACAAGGTCGTGGCAGGTTCGGCCCTGTCTGGGTATATGCTGGCCTCGGCCACCGGCATGCTGGTCGGGGGATTCATTGCCTCCAGCACGCCGCGTTCCGAATTGATCGTGTTTGTCTCTCTGATCGTGTCCGGCACCTTACTGCTGGTCTTGGGGGCTGGCTGGGTGGCACCAGCATCGGCGTTGTTCTTTGTAGGGGCGGCCGGGTTCTGTTCGGGTATTGCTTCGCCCTCGCGCGATATGTTGATCCGCCGTGTCACGCCCAAAGGGGCTACTGGTGCCGTATACGGATTGGTGTATTCGGGCATGGATGTCGGCTCGTCCCTGGCTCCGGTCGGGTTTGGCTTGCTGCTGGACGCGGGCTTGAGCCAGGCCCCCTGGTGGGGGGCCGCCATCGGCTACTGGACGGCAGCAGGGCTGGCTGTTTACGTGGCATCGACGGTGACGCGCGCCGCGCCTCGCTAA
- the queF gene encoding NADPH-dependent 7-cyano-7-deazaguanine reductase QueF (Catalyzes the NADPH-dependent reduction of 7-cyano-7-deazaguanine (preQ0) to 7-aminomethyl-7-deazaguanine (preQ1) in queuosine biosynthesis), whose translation MKNHSPLNDSPLGHDVVYPSRYDPGVLFGIERSLNRQALHVPAQWHGADIWNGYELSWLNPKGKPVVALARFTIPWNSPRIIESKSFKLYLNSFNDEIVEDADTLRQRMAQDLSAVAGAPVEVTLLPLDALQGQQIGILEGVCIDQLDIEIRDYTPQKDMLRCLPDAATVSETLMSDLLKSNCPVTGQPDWGSVQVRYTGPQIDPASLLRYIVSLRRHTEFHEHCVERLYSDIMQGCRPERLLVYARYTRRGGLDINPWRSSHPDSVDEPRLARQ comes from the coding sequence ATGAAGAATCACTCTCCCCTGAACGACTCCCCTTTGGGCCACGACGTGGTCTACCCCAGCCGCTACGATCCGGGCGTGCTGTTTGGCATCGAACGCTCATTAAACCGGCAAGCCCTGCACGTGCCGGCACAATGGCATGGTGCCGATATCTGGAACGGCTACGAACTATCCTGGCTCAACCCCAAAGGCAAGCCTGTAGTGGCCCTGGCTCGCTTCACGATTCCCTGGAACAGCCCCCGCATCATCGAATCCAAATCCTTCAAGCTCTATCTGAACTCGTTCAACGATGAAATCGTGGAAGACGCCGACACGCTGCGACAGCGCATGGCTCAGGACCTGAGCGCCGTCGCCGGTGCCCCCGTGGAAGTGACTCTGCTGCCGCTGGATGCGCTGCAGGGCCAGCAGATAGGCATACTGGAGGGGGTATGCATTGATCAACTGGATATCGAGATCCGCGACTACACGCCACAGAAGGACATGCTGCGCTGCCTGCCCGATGCTGCCACGGTAAGCGAGACGCTGATGTCCGATTTGCTCAAATCCAATTGTCCGGTGACGGGCCAGCCCGACTGGGGCAGCGTACAAGTGCGCTACACCGGCCCGCAGATCGATCCGGCCTCTTTGCTGCGCTATATCGTCTCGCTACGTCGCCATACGGAGTTTCACGAGCACTGCGTCGAGCGGCTTTACAGCGACATCATGCAAGGCTGCCGTCCAGAGCGCCTGCTGGTGTATGCGCGCTACACGCGTCGCGGCGGCCTGGACATCAACCCCTGGCGCAGCAGTCATCCGGACAGCGTGGACGAACCGCGCCTGGCCCGGCAGTAA
- the aceA gene encoding isocitrate lyase: MNAREAEIRNLQKRWAEDPRWQGVKRGYSAEEVIRLRGSLVEEHTLARRGAERLWQSINQEPFVNALGALTGNQAMQQVKAGLKAIYLSGWQVAGDANSAGEMYPDQSLYPVNSVPSVVRRINNSLARCDQIQWMEGVNPGDESYIDYFAPIVADAEAGFGGVLNAFELMKAMIAAGAAGVHFEDQLASAKKCGHLGGKVLVPTREAVSKLVAARLAADVMDVPTILVARTDADAADLITSDVDEYDRPFILEERTVEGFYRTRAGLDQAIARGLAYAPYADLVWCETSTPNLEYARQFAEAIHRQFPGKMLAYNCSPSFNWKKNLDDATIAKFQRELGAMGYKFQFITLAGFHALNYGMFELAHGYARKQMSAFVQLQEKEFAAADLGFTAVKHQREVGTGYFDAVTQTVEAGKSSTTALAGSTEAQQFAGSEA; encoded by the coding sequence ATGAATGCTCGTGAAGCTGAAATCCGCAATCTGCAAAAGCGCTGGGCCGAAGATCCTCGCTGGCAGGGTGTCAAACGCGGCTACAGCGCGGAAGAAGTCATCCGCCTGCGCGGCTCTTTGGTCGAAGAACATACACTGGCGCGGCGTGGTGCAGAGCGTCTTTGGCAGTCCATCAACCAGGAGCCCTTCGTTAACGCCCTGGGCGCCTTGACCGGCAACCAAGCCATGCAGCAGGTCAAAGCCGGCCTGAAGGCGATTTACCTGTCCGGCTGGCAGGTGGCGGGCGATGCCAACTCGGCTGGCGAAATGTATCCTGATCAGTCCCTGTACCCCGTCAACTCGGTGCCCTCCGTTGTGCGTCGCATCAACAACTCCTTGGCGCGCTGTGACCAGATCCAGTGGATGGAAGGCGTCAATCCAGGCGACGAAAGCTACATTGATTATTTTGCTCCTATCGTGGCCGATGCCGAAGCCGGTTTTGGCGGCGTGCTCAATGCGTTCGAGCTGATGAAAGCCATGATTGCCGCCGGTGCCGCCGGTGTGCACTTTGAAGATCAATTGGCTTCGGCCAAGAAATGCGGTCACCTTGGTGGCAAAGTGCTGGTGCCCACACGCGAAGCCGTCTCCAAGCTGGTCGCCGCCCGCCTGGCCGCCGACGTCATGGACGTGCCCACCATTTTGGTTGCCCGCACCGACGCCGATGCAGCCGACTTGATCACCAGCGACGTGGACGAGTACGACCGCCCCTTCATTCTGGAAGAGCGTACGGTCGAAGGTTTTTACCGCACGCGTGCCGGCTTGGATCAGGCCATTGCCCGTGGTTTGGCCTACGCCCCCTATGCAGACCTGGTCTGGTGCGAAACCTCCACGCCCAATCTGGAATACGCCCGTCAGTTCGCGGAAGCCATTCACCGCCAGTTCCCCGGCAAAATGCTGGCCTACAACTGCTCGCCGTCCTTTAACTGGAAAAAGAACCTGGACGATGCCACGATCGCCAAGTTCCAGCGTGAACTCGGTGCCATGGGTTACAAGTTCCAGTTCATCACGCTGGCCGGCTTCCATGCATTGAACTACGGTATGTTCGAATTGGCCCACGGCTATGCTCGCAAGCAGATGAGCGCCTTCGTGCAACTGCAGGAAAAAGAGTTTGCCGCCGCTGATCTGGGCTTTACGGCTGTCAAGCACCAGCGTGAAGTGGGTACGGGCTATTTCGATGCCGTGACCCAGACCGTTGAAGCTGGCAAGTCGTCTACGACGGCACTGGCAGGTTCTACCGAGGCACAGCAGTTCGCTGGCTCGGAAGCGTAA
- a CDS encoding P-type ATPase yields MPAYSIFSLPKPLTAEQRSRRRHTLARLGLAWLSAMQVMMFAFPGYMRSFSSSPDNIESLSQAIVLMNWASLALTMPVVLYCAWPILKGALASLSTGRVGMDVPVALGIIGAFLPSVVSTWTHQGEVYYDSVTMFVAFLLTARYLELCARQSVAQGGSHDVIEQFRRSVTGHANTLAFWFVTIQLALAAVVGLVWYWLDASHAVPVVVSLLVMSCPCAMSMSVPTAVASAHAGLSARPASSEFEVVQLTQQTGRIARQNLYGSIAWHLLMTPLAAVGIVAPWLAAVSMLVSSLAVAANSWRIYRSRVRRAPAGWTGPAAGQA; encoded by the coding sequence ATGCCCGCCTACTCCATCTTTTCCCTGCCCAAGCCCCTGACCGCCGAACAGCGTTCGCGCAGGCGGCACACCTTGGCGCGCCTAGGCCTGGCCTGGCTGTCGGCCATGCAGGTCATGATGTTCGCTTTCCCGGGCTATATGCGCTCGTTCAGTTCTTCCCCGGACAATATCGAATCCCTGTCGCAAGCCATCGTGCTCATGAACTGGGCCAGCCTGGCCCTGACCATGCCAGTCGTGCTGTATTGTGCCTGGCCCATCCTCAAGGGCGCGCTGGCCAGTCTGTCTACGGGGCGCGTGGGCATGGACGTGCCCGTTGCTCTGGGCATCATTGGCGCTTTTCTGCCCAGCGTGGTCAGTACCTGGACGCATCAGGGCGAAGTCTATTACGACTCGGTCACCATGTTCGTGGCCTTTTTGCTGACGGCGCGTTATCTGGAACTGTGTGCCCGGCAGTCCGTCGCGCAAGGCGGTTCGCACGACGTTATCGAGCAGTTTCGCCGTTCGGTTACCGGCCATGCCAATACCCTGGCCTTCTGGTTCGTCACGATTCAGCTGGCGCTGGCGGCCGTAGTGGGGCTGGTCTGGTACTGGCTGGATGCTTCCCATGCGGTTCCCGTTGTGGTTTCGCTGCTGGTCATGAGCTGCCCCTGTGCCATGTCCATGTCCGTGCCTACGGCAGTGGCGTCGGCGCATGCCGGCTTGTCGGCCCGCCCGGCGTCCAGCGAATTTGAAGTGGTTCAGCTTACCCAGCAAACCGGCCGCATTGCCCGCCAGAACCTGTACGGCTCTATTGCCTGGCATTTGCTCATGACGCCGCTGGCCGCTGTGGGCATCGTGGCTCCCTGGCTGGCAGCCGTCAGCATGTTGGTGTCTTCGCTGGCGGTGGCGGCCAACTCCTGGCGCATCTATCGCAGCCGTGTCCGCCGCGCTCCTGCCGGCTGGACTGGACCGGCGGCAGGGCAGGCCTGA
- the ccoS gene encoding cbb3-type cytochrome oxidase assembly protein CcoS codes for MLGSLLVLIPISVALVILIGVAFWWAIFAGQFEDTQTAADSILLDDDTTVARQPRRGRPPDTQ; via the coding sequence ATGCTCGGCTCTTTACTGGTCCTTATCCCAATTTCCGTCGCGCTGGTCATCCTGATCGGCGTGGCCTTCTGGTGGGCGATCTTTGCCGGCCAGTTCGAAGACACTCAGACTGCAGCCGATTCCATTCTTCTGGATGACGACACCACGGTCGCCCGCCAGCCGCGCCGGGGGCGGCCGCCGGATACGCAATAA
- the ccoN gene encoding cytochrome-c oxidase, cbb3-type subunit I, giving the protein MGTSDTVGNNAEVFNYGVVRQFTIMTVFWGVIGMAMGLFIALQLIWPELNFNTPWLSYGRLRPLHTNAVIFAFGGTGLFATSYYVVQRTCQARLFSDKLAAFTFWGWQAALVAAVITLPMGYTSSKEYAELEWPIDILITLVWVAYAIVFFGTIVKRRVRHIYVANWFFGSYILTIAVLHIFNNLELPVSFMKSYSAYAGVQDAMVQWWYGHNAVGFFLTTSFLGMMYYFIPKQANRPIYSYRLSIVHFWALAFTYMWAGPHHLLYTSLPDWTQSLGMTFSLILLAPSWGGMINGIMTMSGAWHKLRTDPILKFMVVAMSFYGMSTFEGSMMAIRTVNALSHYTDWTIGHVHSGALGWVAMITFGSLYYLIPRLYGRTEMAKPRLIELHFWLATLGVVLYIAAMWIAGVMQGMMWRATGADGTLTYSFVEVVKATYPFYAIRALGGLLFVTGILLMAWNTFLTIKGQPRVNPVVPLKNPDARDPALVGQTTVLA; this is encoded by the coding sequence ATGGGCACTTCCGATACGGTCGGAAATAACGCCGAAGTCTTCAATTACGGGGTGGTGCGACAATTCACCATCATGACCGTATTTTGGGGCGTCATAGGCATGGCAATGGGCCTTTTCATTGCCTTGCAATTGATCTGGCCAGAACTTAACTTTAATACGCCATGGCTGAGCTACGGACGTCTGCGTCCGCTGCATACCAACGCCGTGATTTTCGCCTTCGGCGGCACCGGCTTGTTTGCCACGTCGTACTACGTCGTGCAGCGTACCTGTCAGGCCCGTCTGTTCAGCGACAAGCTGGCAGCCTTCACCTTCTGGGGCTGGCAGGCCGCTCTGGTGGCCGCTGTCATCACCTTGCCCATGGGCTACACCAGCAGCAAGGAATACGCCGAACTGGAATGGCCCATCGACATCCTGATCACGCTGGTCTGGGTCGCGTATGCCATCGTGTTCTTCGGCACCATCGTCAAGCGCCGTGTGCGCCACATTTATGTGGCTAACTGGTTCTTCGGATCTTACATCCTGACGATCGCCGTTCTGCACATCTTCAACAACCTGGAGCTGCCGGTCAGCTTCATGAAGTCCTACTCGGCGTATGCCGGCGTTCAGGACGCAATGGTGCAGTGGTGGTATGGCCACAACGCAGTGGGCTTTTTCCTGACCACCTCCTTCCTGGGCATGATGTACTACTTCATCCCCAAGCAGGCCAACCGTCCCATCTACTCGTACCGTCTGTCCATCGTCCACTTCTGGGCGCTGGCGTTCACGTACATGTGGGCGGGTCCGCACCATCTGCTGTACACCTCGCTGCCCGACTGGACACAGTCTCTGGGCATGACTTTCTCGCTGATTCTGCTGGCTCCATCGTGGGGCGGCATGATCAACGGCATCATGACCATGTCCGGTGCCTGGCACAAGCTGCGTACCGACCCCATCCTGAAGTTCATGGTTGTGGCCATGTCCTTTTACGGCATGTCCACCTTTGAAGGCTCCATGATGGCCATCCGTACGGTCAATGCCCTGTCGCATTACACCGACTGGACCATCGGTCACGTGCACTCCGGTGCGCTGGGCTGGGTCGCCATGATCACCTTCGGCTCCTTGTACTACCTGATTCCACGTCTGTACGGCCGCACCGAAATGGCTAAACCCCGCCTGATCGAGCTGCATTTCTGGCTGGCTACGCTGGGTGTGGTGCTGTATATCGCCGCCATGTGGATTGCCGGTGTCATGCAGGGCATGATGTGGCGCGCCACCGGTGCCGACGGTACCCTGACCTACAGCTTCGTTGAAGTCGTGAAAGCCACGTATCCTTTCTACGCCATCCGCGCTCTGGGCGGCCTGTTGTTCGTGACCGGCATCTTGCTCATGGCCTGGAATACCTTCCTGACCATCAAGGGCCAGCCGCGCGTCAACCCTGTCGTGCCTCTCAAGAACCCCGATGCCCGCGATCCAGCCCTGGTGGGGCAAACCACCGTGCTGGCTTAA
- the ccoO gene encoding cytochrome-c oxidase, cbb3-type subunit II produces the protein MANETNKRFSHATIEKNIGLMIILSILVISFAGLVQIVPLFFQHSTTQPTEGTVPYEPLNLIGRDIYIREGCVGCHSQQVRMLQSEVQRYGPYSLAGESVYDHPFLWGSKRTGPDLARVGQRYSDEWHRIHLRNPRALVKESNMPAYPWLQHNSVEGENVQDRMRVLRKLGVPYTDEQIAKAPEQLVGKTEEDAVVAYLQGLGVQSRAAAAKAVEQGVH, from the coding sequence ATGGCTAACGAAACCAATAAGCGCTTTTCTCACGCAACCATCGAGAAAAACATCGGGCTGATGATCATCCTCAGCATCCTGGTCATCTCTTTTGCCGGCCTGGTGCAGATCGTTCCTTTGTTTTTCCAGCACTCTACGACCCAGCCTACCGAAGGCACGGTGCCTTACGAGCCCCTGAACCTGATCGGACGTGACATCTACATCCGCGAAGGCTGCGTCGGCTGCCACTCGCAGCAGGTACGCATGCTTCAGTCCGAAGTGCAGCGTTACGGCCCATACTCCCTGGCCGGAGAATCGGTCTACGACCACCCCTTCCTGTGGGGTTCCAAGCGTACCGGTCCCGACCTGGCCCGTGTTGGTCAGCGCTACAGCGACGAGTGGCATCGCATCCACTTGCGCAATCCGCGCGCCCTTGTCAAGGAGTCCAATATGCCCGCCTATCCGTGGCTGCAGCATAACTCTGTCGAAGGCGAGAACGTGCAGGATCGCATGCGCGTGCTGCGCAAGTTGGGCGTGCCCTATACCGACGAACAAATTGCCAAGGCTCCCGAGCAGCTTGTAGGCAAGACCGAAGAAGACGCCGTGGTGGCGTATCTGCAAGGTCTGGGCGTACAAAGCCGCGCTGCCGCCGCCAAGGCTGTGGAGCAAGGAGTTCATTAA
- a CDS encoding cbb3-type cytochrome oxidase subunit 3 produces MAMVNAVVTILAMATFLGICWWAFSRGRRQANQEAALLPFALPDEGRNDKNLGGSNE; encoded by the coding sequence ATGGCCATGGTCAACGCCGTAGTTACGATTCTGGCGATGGCGACCTTCCTGGGCATTTGCTGGTGGGCGTTCTCCCGAGGACGCCGCCAGGCCAATCAGGAAGCTGCGCTCCTGCCTTTCGCTTTGCCCGACGAGGGACGCAACGACAAAAACCTTGGGGGTTCGAATGAGTGA
- the ccoP gene encoding cytochrome-c oxidase, cbb3-type subunit III — protein sequence MSDFFNNGWSLWISAIALGGIAFCLWLLFTQRSFLGKNVPVEETGHVWDGDLTELNNPVPRWWTVMYIGLCIFALGYLVLYPGLGTYKGELGFTAGKQVKEQQAEINARLEPVYARYREMPIEDIARDQEAREIGQRLFLNNCAQCHGSDAQGSPSFPNLANKAWLWGGKPEQILHTITEGRTGMMPPQSQLTPAEASDVAQYVRSMSGLAADPLRVVPGKRVYDSTCFACHGADGKGNVLLGAPDLTDDYWLYGSSEATIVQTVLQGRTNQMPAQKGTLTPEQIRLLAGWVWGLSNTEPQAN from the coding sequence ATGAGTGATTTTTTCAATAATGGCTGGAGCCTGTGGATCTCCGCCATCGCTTTGGGCGGTATCGCATTCTGCTTGTGGCTGCTGTTTACGCAGCGCTCTTTCCTGGGCAAGAATGTCCCGGTCGAAGAGACCGGCCACGTGTGGGATGGCGATCTGACCGAACTGAACAATCCCGTGCCGCGCTGGTGGACGGTCATGTACATCGGCCTGTGCATTTTTGCCTTGGGGTATCTGGTGCTCTACCCAGGTCTGGGTACGTACAAGGGCGAACTGGGCTTTACCGCCGGTAAGCAGGTCAAGGAACAGCAGGCGGAAATCAATGCTCGTCTGGAGCCTGTGTATGCCCGTTATCGCGAAATGCCTATCGAAGACATCGCCCGCGATCAGGAAGCCCGCGAGATCGGTCAGCGCCTGTTTCTGAACAACTGTGCCCAGTGCCACGGCTCGGATGCTCAGGGTTCGCCCAGTTTTCCCAATCTGGCCAACAAGGCCTGGTTGTGGGGCGGCAAGCCAGAACAGATCCTGCACACGATTACCGAAGGCCGTACCGGCATGATGCCGCCGCAGTCGCAGCTGACGCCCGCAGAAGCGTCGGATGTGGCCCAGTACGTGCGCTCGATGTCCGGTCTGGCTGCCGATCCGCTGCGCGTCGTGCCTGGCAAGCGTGTGTATGACAGCACCTGCTTTGCCTGCCACGGTGCCGACGGCAAAGGCAATGTGCTGTTGGGTGCGCCCGACCTGACCGACGATTACTGGCTGTATGGCAGCTCCGAAGCCACTATCGTCCAGACCGTCCTGCAAGGCCGCACCAACCAGATGCCTGCCCAGAAAGGTACGCTTACACCCGAGCAGATCCGTCTGCTGGCCGGCTGGGTCTGGGGCTTGTCCAATACGGAACCCCAAGCCAATTAA